The Pseudomonas sp. G2-4 genome window below encodes:
- a CDS encoding alpha-2-macroglobulin, which translates to MTGARMLRLCSKLPLLFALLLAPVVNAEDTVEPSGYTPVAGESFFLLADSSFASDEQAMVRLEAPGRDYRRFRMEPYGGADIRVYRIDKPLDFLKRQKNLHRVVSDGQFKGEGLSNTLAYLWDNWYRKSRRVMQRAFSYESRQQVTEEVPELKIGDALVAPTPYDAPAQFALIPGLPVVSQFRYPLWQAKPIQPPAGVNLAGSSSQFVSVAPGNVYVPLGQLKPGLYLVEALIGKYRATTMVFVSNTVAVSKIAGDELLVWAARKHEGRSVPKVNVLWTDGLGVMSSGATDEDGLLRLKHVSPERSFVIGEDEEGGVFVSENFYYDSEIYDTKLYAFTDRPLYRPGDWVSLKIVGREFKNARDSVQPSAADVNVSVLDATGTALQTLALKLDFKAGTQGRFQLPENAVAGGYELRFSYKDQLYSSAFRVAEYIKPHFEIALNLAKQDYRTGEPVKGNLVLLYPDGKPVANAKVSLSLRAQQLSMVDNELQYLGQFPVELTSSEVTTDAKGNATLDLPAADKPSRYTLTVFASDGAAYRVKTTKEILIDRGAANFRLSAPQRFSAVGQKVAFNYVNEGGNEQAKAVTPGSYAWVRLEDQSTGEGKLAAKDKGFSLTFDRPGTYNLTLKDDHGRVIGAAAHAVTGEGIKAVPGTVEIVLDKAEYKAGDEALALITFPEPVSDALLSLERDKVEATALLSKGGDWLTMEKLSDTQYRARIPVKDAFAPNLTFSVLYTKGGQYSFQNAGIKVVAPQIDVAVVTDKATYRPGDTVTVDLSTQFAGKAIPAHLTVSVVDEMVYALQPEVAPTIDQFFYHPRRNNVRTSASLSFISYDVALPGSPGAPGKANRSERGVKVLERPRREDVDTAAWQPELVTDSSGKARFTFKMPDSLTRWRITARAISDDGQVGQKKQFIASEKPLYLKWSGPTRFRTGDKPQMGLFAFSQAEKPLKAELLIRYAGAEQRVVVELKNGINYVPLPALELSNGDLSVQLQLNGETQDALAVHLNASGNGWQVTQSQRLDVASGDTPLTLPADASDIRLRLDDSPQALFRSALDDLLSYPYGGVEQTASRLLPLSIAYPTLASNPQIRDRLRLIMQNSRLRLVQMAGPSASFTWWGQDGEPDAFLTAYAYYADWHASKALDLSLPPEHWQRVLEVYAKQAGDTPLLQRALILSFAKQMQLPVNTLLSGLMDDLAKASEDSTESVLDSGEDSLVMNAPDSALGLASARVLTASLAKQAKVPLPAAFSRQVDAAQQQLELSSQPFVEALVLSLQTFDQARASALLERVLPQQSTLERALALTWLQGSIEQAAPAVALVPGEGWKAKQGATGETYWQWQGAQLPTQLTLTGAQERPLQAALSFQSQQAPLAPMAVSITRRLSRLVPGDEAFTFKLEAVGNKPLSSDSLYLDEVIINSKAPTPLRYGMLEVPLPPGADVERTTWGIQLLGKADSEPTSLERARFEPGQMAYAVPVDALSGELRLRHLVRFSQKGQFTLPPVRFTQVYAPQHQAREQKPALGQVTVN; encoded by the coding sequence ATGACCGGTGCCCGCATGCTGCGCTTGTGTTCAAAATTGCCCCTGCTGTTTGCCTTGTTGCTGGCACCTGTCGTGAACGCCGAAGACACCGTGGAGCCCAGCGGCTACACGCCGGTGGCCGGTGAAAGCTTCTTCCTGCTGGCCGACAGCAGCTTTGCCAGCGATGAGCAGGCCATGGTTCGCCTCGAAGCGCCGGGTCGCGACTATCGCCGGTTCCGCATGGAGCCCTACGGCGGCGCCGATATCCGCGTCTATCGCATCGACAAGCCGCTGGACTTCCTCAAGCGCCAGAAGAATCTGCACCGGGTGGTCAGCGACGGCCAGTTCAAGGGCGAAGGCCTGTCGAACACCCTCGCGTACCTGTGGGACAACTGGTATCGCAAGTCTCGCCGCGTGATGCAGCGGGCGTTCTCCTATGAGTCTCGCCAGCAAGTGACCGAAGAAGTGCCGGAGCTGAAGATCGGCGACGCCCTGGTGGCGCCGACCCCGTACGACGCACCGGCACAATTCGCCTTGATCCCGGGTCTGCCGGTGGTCAGCCAGTTCCGTTATCCGCTGTGGCAAGCCAAGCCGATCCAGCCGCCAGCGGGCGTCAACCTGGCCGGTTCGTCCAGTCAATTCGTCAGCGTCGCGCCGGGCAACGTCTACGTGCCGCTGGGCCAGTTGAAACCGGGCCTGTACTTGGTGGAAGCGCTGATTGGTAAGTACCGCGCGACCACCATGGTCTTCGTTTCCAACACCGTGGCGGTCAGCAAGATTGCCGGTGACGAGCTGCTGGTCTGGGCCGCACGCAAACATGAGGGACGTTCGGTGCCCAAGGTCAACGTGCTGTGGACCGACGGCCTGGGTGTGATGAGCAGCGGTGCCACCGATGAGGACGGTTTGCTGCGCCTCAAGCACGTCAGCCCGGAGCGTTCGTTCGTCATTGGCGAAGACGAGGAGGGCGGCGTATTCGTCTCCGAGAACTTCTACTACGACAGCGAAATCTACGACACCAAGCTCTATGCCTTCACCGACCGCCCGCTGTATCGCCCGGGGGATTGGGTCTCGCTGAAAATCGTCGGCCGTGAGTTCAAGAACGCCCGTGATTCAGTGCAACCGAGCGCCGCCGACGTCAATGTCAGCGTGTTGGATGCCACCGGCACCGCCCTGCAAACCCTGGCCCTGAAGCTGGATTTCAAGGCCGGTACCCAGGGCCGTTTCCAACTGCCGGAAAACGCCGTGGCCGGCGGCTATGAGCTGCGCTTCAGCTACAAGGACCAGCTCTACAGCAGCGCCTTCCGCGTGGCCGAATACATCAAGCCGCACTTCGAAATCGCGCTCAACCTGGCCAAGCAGGATTACCGCACCGGCGAGCCGGTCAAGGGCAATCTCGTGCTGCTGTACCCGGACGGCAAGCCGGTGGCCAATGCCAAGGTGAGCCTGAGCCTGCGGGCCCAGCAACTGTCGATGGTGGATAACGAGCTGCAATACCTGGGGCAATTCCCGGTCGAGCTGACCAGCAGCGAAGTGACCACCGACGCCAAGGGCAACGCGACCCTCGATCTGCCGGCCGCCGACAAGCCGAGCCGCTACACCCTCACCGTGTTCGCCAGCGATGGCGCGGCGTATCGGGTCAAGACCACCAAGGAAATCCTCATCGACCGTGGCGCGGCGAATTTCCGCCTGAGCGCGCCCCAGCGCTTCAGCGCCGTCGGCCAGAAGGTGGCGTTCAACTACGTCAACGAAGGCGGCAACGAACAAGCCAAAGCCGTGACACCGGGCAGCTACGCCTGGGTACGGCTGGAAGACCAGAGCACTGGCGAAGGCAAGCTGGCGGCCAAGGACAAGGGCTTCAGCCTGACCTTCGACCGTCCGGGCACCTACAACCTGACGCTCAAGGACGACCATGGCCGGGTCATTGGCGCCGCCGCCCACGCAGTGACCGGTGAAGGCATCAAGGCCGTGCCGGGCACTGTCGAGATCGTCCTCGATAAAGCCGAATACAAGGCCGGCGACGAAGCGCTGGCCCTGATCACCTTCCCGGAACCGGTCAGTGATGCGCTGCTGTCCCTTGAGCGGGACAAGGTCGAGGCCACGGCGCTGCTGTCCAAGGGCGGTGACTGGCTGACGATGGAAAAGCTCAGCGACACTCAATATCGAGCGCGCATTCCGGTGAAAGACGCCTTCGCGCCGAACCTGACGTTCTCGGTGCTCTACACCAAGGGAGGCCAGTACAGCTTCCAGAACGCCGGCATCAAGGTAGTTGCGCCGCAGATCGATGTGGCGGTCGTCACCGACAAAGCCACTTACCGACCTGGCGACACGGTGACCGTGGACCTGAGCACCCAGTTCGCCGGCAAGGCGATCCCGGCGCACCTGACCGTCAGCGTCGTCGACGAAATGGTTTACGCCCTGCAACCGGAAGTGGCGCCGACCATCGACCAGTTCTTCTATCACCCGCGTCGCAACAACGTACGCACCAGTGCCAGCCTGTCGTTCATCAGCTACGACGTGGCACTGCCGGGCAGCCCTGGCGCGCCGGGCAAGGCCAACCGCAGCGAGCGTGGCGTCAAGGTGCTGGAGCGGCCGCGGCGTGAAGACGTCGACACGGCTGCGTGGCAACCGGAACTGGTCACCGACTCCAGCGGCAAGGCCCGCTTCACCTTCAAGATGCCGGACTCCCTGACCCGCTGGCGCATCACCGCCCGGGCCATCTCTGACGACGGCCAGGTGGGGCAGAAGAAACAATTCATCGCTTCGGAAAAACCGCTGTACCTGAAGTGGAGCGGCCCGACCCGGTTCCGCACCGGCGACAAACCGCAGATGGGCCTGTTTGCCTTCAGTCAGGCGGAAAAGCCGCTGAAAGCTGAGCTGTTGATCCGTTACGCCGGTGCTGAACAGCGCGTGGTGGTGGAGCTGAAAAATGGCATCAACTACGTACCGCTGCCGGCCCTGGAACTGAGCAACGGTGACTTGAGCGTGCAGTTGCAGTTGAACGGCGAAACCCAGGACGCCCTGGCTGTACACCTGAACGCCAGCGGCAACGGTTGGCAGGTGACCCAGAGCCAGCGCCTCGACGTGGCCAGCGGCGATACGCCGTTGACGCTGCCCGCCGACGCCAGCGACATCCGCCTGCGCCTGGATGACAGCCCGCAAGCGTTGTTCCGTTCCGCCCTGGATGACTTGTTGAGCTACCCCTATGGTGGCGTCGAGCAGACCGCCAGCCGTCTGCTGCCATTGAGCATCGCCTACCCGACCCTGGCGTCGAACCCGCAGATCCGTGATCGCTTGCGCCTGATCATGCAGAACAGTCGCTTGCGCCTGGTGCAAATGGCCGGTCCATCGGCGAGCTTTACCTGGTGGGGCCAGGACGGCGAGCCGGATGCGTTCCTCACGGCCTACGCCTATTACGCCGACTGGCACGCCAGCAAGGCCCTGGACCTGAGCCTGCCGCCGGAACACTGGCAGCGGGTGCTGGAGGTCTACGCCAAGCAGGCCGGTGATACGCCGCTGCTGCAACGGGCGTTGATCCTGTCGTTCGCCAAGCAGATGCAGTTGCCGGTGAACACCTTGCTCAGCGGCCTGATGGACGATCTGGCCAAGGCCAGTGAAGACAGTACTGAAAGCGTGCTGGACAGCGGTGAAGACAGCCTGGTCATGAACGCACCGGATTCAGCCCTTGGCTTGGCGAGCGCCCGCGTATTGACCGCGTCCCTCGCCAAGCAGGCGAAGGTGCCGTTGCCGGCCGCCTTCAGTCGTCAGGTGGACGCCGCGCAACAGCAACTGGAGCTCAGCTCGCAGCCATTCGTCGAGGCCCTCGTCCTGTCGTTGCAAACCTTCGACCAAGCTCGCGCCAGCGCCCTGCTGGAACGTGTGCTGCCGCAACAGTCGACCCTGGAACGGGCCCTGGCCTTGACCTGGCTGCAAGGCAGCATCGAGCAGGCCGCGCCAGCTGTGGCACTGGTTCCGGGCGAAGGCTGGAAAGCCAAGCAAGGCGCCACCGGTGAAACCTACTGGCAATGGCAGGGCGCACAGTTGCCGACCCAACTGACCCTCACCGGTGCCCAGGAGCGTCCACTGCAAGCGGCACTGAGCTTCCAGAGCCAGCAAGCGCCGCTGGCGCCGATGGCAGTGTCCATCACCCGACGCTTGTCGCGCCTGGTGCCGGGCGACGAGGCCTTCACCTTCAAGCTCGAAGCCGTGGGCAACAAACCGTTGTCCAGCGACAGCCTCTACCTGGATGAAGTGATCATCAACAGCAAGGCGCCGACGCCGCTGCGATACGGCATGCTCGAAGTGCCGTTGCCGCCGGGCGCCGATGTGGAGCGCACCACCTGGGGCATCCAGTTGCTGGGCAAGGCCGACAGCGAACCGACTTCCCTGGAAAGGGCGCGATTCGAACCGGGCCAGATGGCGTATGCAGTGCCAGTGGATGCCCTCAGTGGCGAGCTGCGCCTGCGGCACTTGGTGCGCTTCTCCCAGAAGGGCCAGTTCACCTTGCCGCCGGTGCGTTTCACCCAGGTCTACGCGCCGCAGCATCAGGCGCGGGAACAGAAACCGGCGCTTGGTCAGGTCACGGTCAACTGA
- a CDS encoding DUF1175 family protein, with protein sequence MLLLALLLGGPALAVETPSLDVQQSQVFRAWFVRIAQEQLTKGPSPRWYQQDCAGLVRFAANEALKVHDDKWLRSNGLSNRYLPPELPLSDAQRRLAQQWQQGGGKVGPYVNAIKLIQFNSRLVGRDVAQARPGDLMFFDQGDDQHLMIWMGRYIAYHTGTTTPTDNGMRSASLQQLMNWKDTRWIPDAANPNFIGVYRLNFLSQ encoded by the coding sequence ATGTTGCTGCTGGCGCTGCTGCTGGGCGGCCCGGCGTTGGCCGTCGAGACGCCGTCGCTGGATGTGCAGCAGTCCCAGGTGTTTCGCGCCTGGTTCGTGCGCATTGCCCAGGAACAGCTGACCAAAGGCCCGAGCCCGCGCTGGTATCAGCAGGACTGCGCCGGGCTGGTGCGCTTTGCCGCCAACGAAGCGCTGAAGGTCCACGATGACAAATGGCTGCGCAGCAACGGCCTGTCCAATCGCTACCTGCCACCGGAACTGCCCCTCAGCGATGCGCAACGGCGCCTCGCCCAGCAATGGCAGCAGGGCGGCGGCAAGGTCGGCCCCTACGTCAACGCCATCAAGCTGATCCAGTTCAACAGTCGCCTGGTGGGCCGTGATGTCGCCCAGGCCCGTCCCGGCGACCTGATGTTCTTCGATCAGGGCGACGACCAGCACCTGATGATCTGGATGGGCCGCTACATCGCCTATCACACCGGCACCACAACCCCTACCGACAACGGCATGCGCTCCGCAAGCCTGCAACAACTCATGAACTGGAAGGACACCCGATGGATACCCGACGCAGCCAACCCCAACTTCATCGGCGTCTATCGACTCAACTTTCTCTCCCAATGA
- a CDS encoding DUF2138 domain-containing protein, producing MSDNTASPTTPTPVAKPVRRWPALLIGLCLVAGVAAGLGWFMTKPKAPPMELALDKLGLSRPDGLLEAHSLSQLPKDLLAVPFLKATLTEDFVFYYEAHADRLGLIGSLRRIIYEHDLKLQDSLIEQLFDQPADVALWRGADGRLKDFLLVMDRSGLAKVLEPLAKVALDDTQLSKLGDLKVGGDEVALYQLSYNASKSLAFASHGDKMVVLSNPTKLYDNGNGPIDEPGMVSTQALEALLAGEKLFPEAFGLPPKAPEVKQRISVNASVLAMGYQRFIPNFAGLRFDMDDQGWHSFLAMDELENQPDFDFKPIWQAMPMGASACVTLPLAAEQQKPLLVKLGADDKAAQAMVDHMAGAAGLCWYADSRLYTPLLVASLNEDDGKLDADLGNLFGSMVGAYENNVVEHAFPVVEKQEGSTHQWQRQVSSNFGPYLAKDAEQPDAITGKAFMRVSLARHGSTLLFSLDDKLVDKALGTLDKRFPPMADVVPKDLLMPFYFGPDAMAQLMQRETLDSLPQDMEPVFYNAAQTYLIPKLRTLGGYGKYALTLPEGSEPDGHWQWLPLEWKAL from the coding sequence ATGAGCGACAACACTGCTTCCCCGACCACGCCGACCCCTGTCGCCAAACCTGTGCGCCGCTGGCCGGCGCTGCTGATCGGGCTGTGCCTGGTGGCCGGTGTCGCCGCCGGGTTGGGCTGGTTCATGACCAAGCCCAAGGCCCCACCCATGGAGTTGGCGTTGGACAAGCTCGGCCTGAGCCGTCCCGACGGCTTGCTCGAGGCCCATTCCCTGAGCCAGTTGCCCAAGGACCTGCTGGCGGTGCCGTTCCTCAAGGCCACGCTCACCGAGGATTTCGTCTTCTATTACGAGGCCCACGCCGACCGCCTCGGGCTGATTGGCAGCCTGCGCCGGATCATCTACGAGCATGACCTCAAGCTGCAGGACAGCCTGATCGAGCAGCTGTTCGACCAGCCGGCCGATGTGGCGCTGTGGCGCGGTGCCGACGGGCGGCTCAAGGACTTCCTGTTGGTGATGGACCGCAGTGGCTTGGCGAAGGTGCTGGAGCCGTTGGCGAAAGTCGCCTTGGACGACACCCAGTTGAGCAAGCTCGGCGACCTGAAGGTGGGTGGCGATGAGGTCGCGCTTTACCAACTGAGCTATAACGCCAGCAAATCCCTGGCCTTCGCTTCCCATGGCGACAAGATGGTCGTGCTGTCGAATCCGACCAAGCTTTACGACAACGGTAACGGCCCTATCGATGAGCCCGGCATGGTCTCGACCCAGGCCCTCGAAGCGCTGCTGGCCGGTGAAAAACTCTTCCCCGAAGCCTTCGGCCTGCCGCCCAAGGCGCCGGAGGTCAAGCAACGCATCTCGGTCAACGCCAGCGTGCTCGCCATGGGCTACCAGCGTTTCATCCCGAACTTCGCCGGGTTGCGTTTCGACATGGACGACCAGGGCTGGCACAGCTTCCTGGCCATGGACGAGCTGGAAAACCAACCGGACTTCGACTTCAAGCCAATCTGGCAAGCCATGCCCATGGGCGCCAGTGCCTGCGTGACCTTGCCCCTGGCCGCTGAGCAACAGAAGCCGCTGTTGGTAAAACTCGGCGCCGACGACAAGGCCGCCCAAGCCATGGTCGACCACATGGCCGGCGCGGCGGGCCTGTGCTGGTACGCCGATTCGCGGTTGTACACGCCGCTGCTGGTGGCGAGCCTGAACGAAGACGACGGCAAGCTCGATGCCGACCTGGGCAACCTGTTCGGTTCGATGGTGGGTGCCTACGAAAACAACGTCGTCGAACATGCGTTCCCCGTGGTCGAGAAGCAAGAAGGCTCGACGCACCAATGGCAGCGTCAGGTCAGCTCGAACTTCGGCCCTTACCTGGCCAAGGACGCAGAGCAGCCCGATGCGATCACCGGCAAGGCGTTCATGCGGGTCAGCCTGGCGCGCCACGGTTCGACCCTGCTGTTTTCCCTCGACGACAAGCTGGTGGACAAAGCCCTCGGCACCCTCGACAAACGCTTCCCGCCCATGGCTGACGTGGTGCCCAAGGACCTGCTGATGCCGTTCTACTTCGGCCCGGACGCCATGGCGCAACTGATGCAGCGCGAGACCCTCGACAGCCTGCCCCAGGACATGGAGCCGGTGTTCTACAACGCCGCGCAAACCTACCTGATCCCGAAACTGCGGACCCTTGGCGGCTACGGCAAATATGCCCTGACACTGCCCGAAGGCAGCGAGCCGGACGGCCACTGGCAGTGGTTGCCGCTGGAATGGAAAGCCCTGTGA
- a CDS encoding DUF2135 domain-containing protein — protein MGAPMAWAQPSAELSEPVGGWRYSGLLDRTENPQVAYPTPPIDRGVQRNRTMIEGRLKAMGTARPPHSLAVNGNPLNLYTDDEGRFARPYAFGAGSNSVEVRSSEGQSLKRVQFYEANHLRTPAQIRVVLGWDDPKAELDLHIVTPDGQHAFFGQPALSNGGGLDPDGVDGPGPEMFTMTAPMHGTYLVYVNYWGNYGSGGYNFDETSNQNEVITSQINLVLNENTVNEKRETFVVPLRAIGDLLLVKTFNY, from the coding sequence ATGGGCGCGCCGATGGCGTGGGCGCAGCCTTCGGCTGAGCTGTCGGAACCGGTGGGTGGCTGGCGCTACAGCGGCTTGCTCGATCGTACTGAAAACCCGCAGGTTGCCTACCCCACACCGCCCATCGACCGGGGCGTGCAGCGCAACCGCACGATGATCGAAGGTCGACTCAAGGCCATGGGCACCGCCCGTCCGCCCCATAGCCTGGCAGTCAACGGCAATCCACTGAATCTCTATACCGACGACGAGGGGCGTTTCGCCCGGCCGTATGCGTTCGGTGCCGGCTCCAATAGCGTTGAAGTGCGCAGCTCCGAAGGCCAGTCCCTCAAGCGGGTGCAGTTCTATGAAGCCAATCACCTGCGAACCCCGGCGCAGATCCGCGTGGTGCTGGGCTGGGACGATCCGAAGGCCGAACTCGATCTGCATATCGTCACACCCGACGGCCAACATGCGTTTTTCGGCCAGCCGGCGCTGAGCAACGGCGGCGGCCTCGATCCCGATGGCGTCGATGGCCCCGGCCCGGAAATGTTCACCATGACCGCGCCAATGCACGGCACCTACCTGGTCTACGTGAACTATTGGGGTAACTACGGCAGCGGCGGCTACAACTTCGATGAAACCAGTAACCAGAACGAGGTGATCACCTCGCAGATCAACCTGGTGCTCAACGAAAACACCGTCAATGAAAAACGCGAAACCTTTGTCGTGCCCCTGCGCGCCATTGGCGATCTGTTGCTGGTCAAGACTTTCAACTACTAA
- a CDS encoding Fic family protein, with translation MTPYWIWQQPDWPDFRWQAEALAPLLRECVQAQGQLLGMTSAVTASLSAQNELDALLQNIVTSSAIEGEQLNVGAVRSSLARRLGLEQVDDNPVSQRSEGLANLLLDATRHLDQPLTLQRLQEWHEWLFPDQAHELAHRQIRVGTLRGDEPMQVVSGRLDRPTVHFEAPPRKGLEQQLQSFVDWFEASRHQAGLDPLLRAGIAHFWFVTLHPFDDGNGRLTRTLTDLALAQGEAQAIRFYAMSASILDDRAGYYRILETSQKDTLDVTPWLSWFLQTLLRSLQQAMKRIDSVFSKARFWQVHRDNTLTPEQVKVLNRMLDGGERGFEGGISAAQYQAVAKVSKATATRHLAELLEKGCLERMPGGGRSTRYRVSYPVG, from the coding sequence ATGACCCCTTACTGGATCTGGCAACAGCCCGATTGGCCCGACTTTCGCTGGCAAGCCGAGGCATTGGCGCCACTGCTGCGCGAATGCGTGCAAGCCCAAGGCCAACTGCTGGGCATGACCAGCGCCGTCACGGCGTCGCTCAGCGCTCAGAATGAACTGGACGCGCTGCTGCAAAACATCGTGACGTCTTCGGCCATCGAAGGAGAGCAACTGAACGTGGGGGCAGTCCGCTCATCCCTGGCCCGACGCCTGGGCCTGGAGCAGGTGGATGACAACCCGGTCAGCCAGCGCAGTGAAGGGTTGGCGAATCTGTTGCTGGACGCGACCCGCCACCTCGATCAACCACTGACACTCCAACGCCTGCAGGAATGGCACGAGTGGCTGTTTCCTGATCAGGCGCACGAGCTTGCCCATCGGCAGATCCGCGTGGGCACGTTGCGCGGCGACGAACCGATGCAAGTGGTCTCGGGCAGACTGGACCGCCCTACCGTGCACTTCGAAGCGCCGCCTCGCAAAGGGCTCGAGCAACAGTTGCAATCATTCGTCGACTGGTTCGAGGCCAGCCGTCATCAGGCCGGACTCGATCCTTTATTGCGTGCCGGTATCGCTCACTTCTGGTTTGTCACCCTGCATCCGTTCGACGATGGCAATGGTCGCCTGACCCGCACCCTCACCGATCTGGCGCTGGCCCAAGGAGAAGCCCAAGCCATTCGCTTCTATGCCATGTCTGCCAGCATTCTGGATGACCGCGCCGGCTACTATCGGATCCTGGAGACCAGCCAGAAAGACACATTGGATGTAACCCCCTGGCTCAGCTGGTTTCTGCAGACACTGTTGCGCAGCCTCCAGCAGGCGATGAAGCGGATCGACAGTGTGTTCAGCAAGGCGAGGTTCTGGCAGGTGCATCGCGACAACACGCTTACGCCAGAGCAAGTCAAGGTCCTCAACCGAATGCTTGACGGCGGGGAGAGAGGTTTCGAGGGCGGTATCAGTGCAGCCCAGTACCAAGCGGTGGCAAAGGTGTCCAAGGCCACCGCGACCCGCCACCTGGCGGAACTGCTGGAGAAAGGCTGCCTGGAGCGAATGCCTGGCGGTGGACGCAGTACCCGGTATCGGGTCAGTTATCCAGTTGGCTGA
- a CDS encoding exodeoxyribonuclease VII small subunit, whose protein sequence is MARKKAALDFEQSLADLQTLVERLENGELSLEDSLTAFEQGIGLTRDCQAALAQAEQKVQLLLERDGELTEEPFDAEQPE, encoded by the coding sequence ATGGCCCGTAAAAAAGCTGCACTGGACTTCGAACAATCTTTGGCCGACCTGCAAACGCTGGTCGAACGGCTGGAGAACGGCGAATTGTCGCTGGAAGACTCGCTGACCGCCTTCGAGCAAGGCATCGGCTTGACTCGCGACTGCCAGGCGGCGCTGGCCCAGGCCGAACAGAAGGTGCAATTGCTGCTCGAGCGTGATGGCGAGCTGACCGAAGAGCCTTTCGACGCGGAACAGCCTGAATGA
- the ispA gene encoding (2E,6E)-farnesyl diphosphate synthase yields MIGAYQAGSQARVNAALDTLFSAPSPELSRLYEAMRYSVMNGGKRVRPLLAYAACEALGGQAEQADGAACAVELIHAYSLVHDDLPAMDDDDLRRGQPTTHKQFDEACAILAGDGLQSLAFSALLDPALSDCPAQIRLDMVSTLALAAGPAGMVGGQAIDLGSVGLKLDQSALEYMHRHKTGALIEASVRLGALASGRATPGQLQALQTYARAIGLAFQVQDDILDVESDTQTLGKRQGADIARDKPTYPALLGLDAAKAYALELRDQALTALRPFDAAAEPLRDLARYIVERRS; encoded by the coding sequence ATGATCGGTGCCTATCAGGCCGGCAGTCAGGCCCGGGTCAATGCGGCACTGGACACCTTGTTCAGCGCCCCGAGCCCTGAGCTTTCTCGGCTGTACGAAGCCATGCGCTACAGCGTGATGAACGGCGGCAAGCGTGTGCGTCCACTGTTGGCCTACGCTGCGTGCGAAGCCTTGGGCGGCCAGGCCGAACAGGCCGATGGCGCAGCTTGCGCGGTGGAGCTGATCCACGCTTATTCGCTGGTCCACGACGATTTGCCGGCCATGGACGACGACGACCTGCGTCGCGGCCAGCCCACCACCCACAAGCAATTCGACGAAGCCTGCGCGATCCTCGCGGGCGACGGCTTGCAGAGCCTGGCCTTCAGCGCCCTGCTGGACCCGGCCCTGAGCGATTGCCCGGCGCAGATCCGCCTGGACATGGTCAGCACCTTGGCGCTGGCGGCAGGCCCCGCCGGGATGGTCGGCGGCCAGGCCATCGACCTCGGTTCGGTGGGTTTGAAGCTGGACCAGAGCGCGCTGGAATACATGCACCGGCACAAGACCGGCGCCTTGATCGAAGCAAGCGTGCGCCTCGGCGCCCTCGCCAGCGGGCGGGCCACACCCGGGCAACTGCAAGCCTTGCAGACCTATGCCCGAGCCATCGGCCTGGCGTTCCAGGTGCAGGACGACATCCTCGACGTCGAAAGCGATACCCAGACCCTGGGCAAACGCCAGGGCGCCGACATCGCCCGGGACAAACCGACCTACCCGGCCCTGCTCGGCCTCGACGCGGCCAAGGCCTACGCCCTGGAGTTGCGCGACCAGGCCCTGACGGCGCTGCGACCCTTTGACGCGGCGGCCGAGCCGTTGCGCGACCTGGCACGCTATATCGTCGAACGACGCAGTTGA